DNA sequence from the Coffea eugenioides isolate CCC68of chromosome 9, Ceug_1.0, whole genome shotgun sequence genome:
TTTCAGTTGTTTAACTGGAAGTTCCAAGGTTTTTTCTCAGGTTCTCATTTTCAATTCATCTCTCCTGCAGACAAGGCATGTATTGTTGGAATGCTTTGTTCATACCTGCAAATTAGGTTTTCCACCCACAAAGTTGAAGGAAAAGAGGGCGAAGATTTCCAATTTTTACCCAGCTTGGAGTCAATGATTAATCGTAGCAAGATGTCCCGCGTCAACATTTTCTAGTTCCATTCATTGCAAAATTGTGAGAAGAATAATTTAAAGATGCTAAAGATGATCTTGTCCTAATCAGTCTATCATGGAAGTAGAGGACTAGACAAAATAAGCAATTTCCAAATTTGCAGCAACATCGTTTGAGAGCCAAAACCTGAACAATAAAAGAGAATGGAATCTACTGGGGTGTCAACGGGTTGGGTTTGGACCCGACCTGACCTGGATCCGATAAATTTTTCTGAGTTTGGATTGAAAAATAATTCTGATAGCCGAATCCGGCTCCGGacaatatattaataattataaaatataaatatttctaaatacattcTTTTATCAAATTAATAATTTAGTAATGATTTTGTAGATTGATTTGTGGTTAGTTTTGGATTCACTGTTGCGAGTTATTTGTGATTTAGTtttgtaatttgatttgtttaagtTTGGAGATTGGATTTGTGATTGGTCTTGGATTTAGTTTTAGAATATTTAAATTTGGACCTTTTAATCTTGGATCCGACCTGAACCCCACTCGGATCCGATTCCGGAACTTTAAGATCAAGATCCATTGGCTATATAAGTTGGATTCGAATCTACTACATAAAAAGAGGTTCGAATCCAGAATTTTGAATTCCAACCCGAACCCAAGACAAAGTCATGCATAGCAAAAGAATATGCCGGAAGCATGAATATATCCCATATCTTGCTTTCACACAACCGAACTAAGCAAGACAACAGGACAAAGCACAATCACTTGAACATGAAGTAGTTTTAAGAGGAAAACGGTCAATATAACTTAGAGTAGCCAAATTATTGTTCAACTCCGAatattttggtttctttttagAAGAATTGTAAACTACTGAAGTTTAAATTGGAGAGGCTATGCTTTTAGATTCTAAGCCCAATGATGATTTCAGCATACAGTAATGGGTAAATCTTTGATgattgatagtgtatacattaaCGGGTTTGTATACATGCCACATATATATAATTTGATTTGCAGATTCAAATTTAGATGACGTGGGATTTATCTAACTCCGTTCCatttatacactgacagtataaAAAAGTTTAATCCATACTAATAGGATAAATCTTTTACGCATTGACATTGTATACAATAGTAGATTTAGATGCATGTCACACATACCAAATttgatattcaaattcaaatacaGATGATTTGAGAATTTTGACATCAACGGAAATTCTATAGCTCAAGGCATTATCAAGGTAGCTAATTATCATCCTTTAAAGCTTCTAGTATTAAGGATGTATGAACAATTAGATACAtatcaaatttaatttaaactagCTAATGAGCCTCGCCTTGTGTGGGAGGGTTGCCCGGTTATCTTTTGTGATACTTGGAAGAGATGCCTAACGGTGCTAATGCAATTGATATAAGGATAAAAGGAACGGGCTCTCAAAGGTCCGGCAGACTTGCATTGTGTTGTACGGATAAGCTGCTGATGATTTATTTGTATACATAGTACAATTATATGTCTTTTGGAGTACAAGAATTACAAGTGTTTAAACTTTAAACTCATAATAGTTGTTAATTGGGAGGAATATATTAGGTAGCTGACATTGGATTGCTGTTTTTGCATTTGGTGCACTGCAGTTGATCCCGTTTCAAGTAAACGGAAATGTTGTGATTCTGTGAttgataaacaaaaaaaaaaaaagcgttGTACCACTGCTTGAGCATAGTTGCTTGGCGGACCAACGGATGTTGGTGCAAGTGGAAGGGACTTGCATCCGTTAATCATGAGATCCCGGGTTCGAAATCCATGGGAATGGAAAGAACAACGTTGGAAGAGCTTCCACCTGGAAGGAGCTCGACCCGGTTCGAACAGGATTAATCGCAGACCGTAAAACGGATGATGACATCTATGAGTtatacaacaaaaaaaaaaagttctttgGCGGAAATAAGattgtacatttttttttttttgaaagtagGAGATCCTTACTATCCCTCCCAATTTACCATATAATCTGACCCGTCCCCTTAGAATTGTACATTATAATTGTATGTGTacatgtgtgtatgtgtgtttGTGTTTTCTTTTTCGACGTAGCCAAAAATATTGCTGCTAGTGATTGGGATATTGATTCACCAGGTATGGAGAACTATGTATCACTACTTAAGCTTTCAACATCCAAACCACCGATATCAACCACAGACAAGACTGAAGTCGAAATGACCCTAACAGAATAATTATTTGCCTAGGCTTATTAGCAGCATTTCAAGTTCGAATgtggcaattttttttttgggaaaatggccaatttagtccctatactTTTTTTTAATGTCAATTTAGtccttatataatttttttggccaatttaaaCCCTATACTTATTTATCGGTTCCAATTGAGGATCTCCACGGCGGCGCCACCTTGTAATTGCGATTCAACGTCTAATTGAGCACTTATGTGGGGGCATTTCTGGTACTTCACTGTTGACGCTCCTTTTCAGaagtaaaaatcaaaataaaaaagttaTCGGTGCAATTTTTATCACCGCTGACAAAAATCCAAACCTGAGAAAGCCTTCATCATGAGAGCAAACGCCTTCTTCTTCATGATGCTGGCGGTGGTGGTGGAAAAAGCTAATTGCTGGGCTTGGGGCAAATTCATGATTACTCCCCAGAGAAACTACGTTAACAACTGCTACTTCGGCTCCTGTGCCTTGCTTCTTGGCCGCCCTGCTCAAGTCCTTCCTTTCTTCATCAAATATTTTTGCCATTGCAGAAAGTTTCTGGACAACTGAACCATTAGAGACGAGAACTCCCCTATTCTCATAGAAGAAGATAAGCAAGAATATAGCAAGAGCTAGTGAAGAAGATAATCCAGCTATCAGGAAAAGCCCTTTAAAACTATCCAGTGTCAGGCTGTCGGAAGTAGCCACTGCTCCATATTGCTCCGAACAATCTGTTTCTTCCACAAACCACTCCTTTAGAATTCTTTTCATTTTATCTCCCTCGGTCACGTTTAACACTGCCCTTGATACATCAGGTACGAGGGGAGAACCCTTCGGAAATGCCTGAAAGCATTCGAGAGCAATGGAGATTAACTAAAGCTACAAATCATCAACCATGCCATATGTGATCAAGAAATAGATGATTAATAATCTCAGAACCTTTTTAGTATCAGGACTTTAGTTTTGCTTAATAGGGTGCTTTAGTTTTGCATTAAACTATTAACACAACAAATCATTATGCTATTAACCTACACCGAACTTCATTAAGCTATTAACACAACAAATCAAACAGATTTAAGTGGCTTAACTTACCCATTTTTGTTGACCCCTGTTTCTCAAGATTTCTTCTTTCACGCCTTTCGTCACTTGCTCCCTTTTCAGATTCCTTCGACTTCCTGCGCCACTACATTTCCTTGTTCATCACCATTTCAGTCAATTTCGGTCGGTTTTTGCAAGAAAAAGTTGAGGTTTCAGGTTTGGGTTTTTGTCAGTGGTGATAAAAATTGCATCGGTAActttttggttttgatttttaCTTCCGAGAAGGAGCGCCAACAGTGAAGTACCAGAAATGCCCCCGCATAAGTGCTCAATTAGACGTTGAATCGCAATTACAAGGTGGCGCCGCCGTGGAGATCCTCAATTGGAACCGATAAATAAATATAGGGtttaaattggccaaaaaaattatataaggaCTAAATTGACATTAAAAAAAagtatagggactaaattggccattttccctttttttttttttagcatatCGTTCCTTCATAGTAGGATATTTTCGTTTTGGTGGCATCACTTATGCAAATTCTTGAATCTAT
Encoded proteins:
- the LOC113782284 gene encoding glutamate receptor 2.8-like, with the translated sequence MKRILKEWFVEETDCSEQYGAVATSDSLTLDSFKGLFLIAGLSSSLALAIFLLIFFYENRGVLVSNGSVVQKLSAMAKIFDEERKDLSRAAKKQGTGAEVAVVNVVSLGSNHEFAPSPAISFFHHHRQHHEEEGVCSHDEGFLRFGFLSAPGIGCQITGEAYGRLTGKYNLGTDNVDEAAGRVLDRASK